A portion of the Echeneis naucrates chromosome 5, fEcheNa1.1, whole genome shotgun sequence genome contains these proteins:
- the LOC115043059 gene encoding helicase with zinc finger domain 2 isoform X1, producing MSADGSTLAPLSSTHDLKLACAQCSVKVTEITYKLKLVQHKCALTLLLCKAKACSKWRPVSKKPTFPKPAQYQVCRYFVDNFGCTRHKNRCTFARSDEEAAVWNFVKDYRLDHILLHKLVAQSEGGPDQTDHSGTLGDLLTSLDLKAVCNLCSVRDNEITYTVKSVSHQCSRNLLLVKAKTSDQWRPVSERPILGNFGRNVFYQVCMYFSEGSGCQAHGEGCTYARSYEEATVWNYVRDSKISKAELIRLVTESEAASSTPESAAKSILQQFPGKFLEFCKTCFLSRPPKITTKRWNTTCSADEAHSWDPVLVHHFSDSSRKQIFSHVRPLPQNCQFKFCSHVRQGKPCWHGPGHCLSAQSEVEMAVWKAEGSGLSVRPHLLQLSPPEQTEHRQVTMYCKVCLLVLSSPESFYKHCSSLEHAQLLCEDTTTKWRGRMPPHNRRDEFWLCRRPQTCEYGMKCPRAHSVAELQEWMMRTAEANEIKHNMEAEGVVSYNERLLEEYKTSSDEEHTLSEQVDDVSVSCDDDLTVECEEIGKTLKWTFQVETERQLVHVALLKQEPGALFTLRDINSEPCLYSSGDDLRSEDMTYDVTVSFTSINPGLYEQWLVLDFGIRPVLLRKLRVRVSQQSLDDTEQPTVNHEATFKKAERWHRDNRVIIPCLSRREEEEELLKQYTAPSFQYKSFHSEPTPLNNVNYKEQMHHFLYNEELAEDKVVSRLNVCGEVATLEVLSSPLWGMMIVPQGELFCAVSIPCTLTPDTPEGLVLRRSIQSVLIAPLSSREQQSKVYEATILQEQTSENKIFLKLSKKCCMDLMLKGNELYPMEVQFQMNRYSFCTMHKSIDLLSDTNIVLPQLKNCVVPVNTNSYENLNARQKSAINFITGKPNTEKAVAPLLVYGPFGTGKTFTLGTAARELSKQPHSKILICTHTNSSADLYVRDHLHPFIDRKNDGMRPIRIKANKHGSALLATDEITLKYCFLSNDRQCFLPPTKAVLDSHKIIIITTTMARNLQDLNLPKGYFTHILIDEASQMLECEALMPLCLAGPNTRVVLAGDHMQMGPKLFSVDDHHRSDHTLLNRLFHYYQDHKCDAAQSSRIIFSENYRSTKEIVEFVSTNFYVGKNDVIKASGNVPAPGDGHALKFLHVRGECLLDTASMSWYNNQEVAKVAEAVKEILDQWPLTWGPKDQSSICVLSEGFQVRTIRTALSSRRLSKVHVENLANVQGKQFRAVLMTAVQTRDSLKTSHLPGLELFNDARVLNTAMTRAQSQVVVVGDAAALCCFGKCSGIWKSYIDHCICNNSAAPQHFTKDYFEKDVNETVRFQKFQHVEESNTLNDTILQELKDEYEQSRTEYSSDDDDEALSRSMDNLVHFGKDLSELCVKQPEKYKLGKLIRESSDRGYVIPFDNPTRRITIKGRQNLGKTFTGDEVLLQASKVISVTKEDKSARELVCLLEDEDYSKPRNSSWNDNFVRRVMMPIKKSEPKVRILINKKRRNFLPIWQKIEGEWTVVAQERLNENLRQNNAFVVEVLGWRENCVLPMGRVTDILPVGGLFVDELRILNEEFRVTSRKSGEVHKVDEDEMHRQDLCEVITFTVDPKGAKDLDDAISIRDIGDQFELGIHIADVASYVHPGSELDEGAKQQGTTYYCAQEKPNHMFHQDLSTGLFSLLPGKDRRVVSLMLKVNKETNRIIGNPEFQLSLIRSDRQFSYEQAEKEIAENYGARPKFNTVEDCVVVAYSFAKAQRKTRLVDWHYSQPDAQRLPGKRRAHLMIEELSVLFNKFVAETLIDSEKTRYYTPLRCQEKPSPEKLEEFSSKWSEFIPLAFHVRNKVDHCEEGPTCETFRILTAVWKDIQSAAKANDIDKMIDLVAADDIYPQLQPVIAQFRKCSSKAYVIRSKSSPAAEIGHYSLNVPSYTQASSPIRRYMDIVLQRLLHAVICDKKVHYSRKDISILCNDFEVILKKAKEYEQKAEQVSYAKSMNKQSASKLAFVVSAEPNAESFAVSFPFDNDIFSESLSVMYKDLQLKDQPIYDEKNHCVHLKWRRRLYGADRMQIQKQLSMLRCFECCVEVPLKRWKTTIEAIEKEEWSVARSLIMETTASQLQRKNTGMDIPCTSTEATEVERMPEVEINFQLQLGDTIQIQMTSELKRGYQMPAIQLLHINPKFEVCVDHVHSPITCYARSAEYPSRIHYSDTQEYIQIWKPLCEMESATTAVDESDSIVIENLEVNFSQTEGTLTGSFFLPQEWIDEWAIECNVSKCYLCIRKRGLELPSSVENCAAVDPKEYTWVAHGITRKEEGKRSKKEGSTVEFYVHHLPMEHIPDCVMKKNTCFTVEIIPKLLPDIRKENAVVNIKSACDLVQRIALGQKITKEVQVRPYIVRKRLSNELPSLNESQFKAVDNALNSCFTLIQGPPGTGKTVVGVYIVDCLFELNSRNPRTFNDPKDKNKKQVILYCGPSNKSVDVVAEYLLRFKDKLKPLRVYSQQVEMLDYPYPGCSLQFSQRTLRQDKSKPELRSITLHHRMRESQNPKSSEIKAFDQRIALASKKQGKELTPEEVEQYKKLLIEAREHELQKHDTILCTCTQSSTPSMTRTVIARQILIDECAMATEPQALIPLVCNKPEKIILIGDHKQLRPIVKNEHVRKLGMAKSLFERYYTSPVGSNQKKRTVMLDTQYRMHKDICQFPSEEFYEGKLKTGVEQPSSVLLVEQRTMPIVFGHVEGKTIRLVVNTAKGNENSKANEEERKKVIHIAKKLVETAKINPKSIVILSPYNAQVSEIRDELKKNKMDGITVTTITKSQGSEWRYVIISTVCSLPSEEIETEPKRAWLSKHLGFVGDPNQINVGITRAKEGLCIIGNKMMLNCSSTWRKLLNHYMRHNAVTDADKISVKVAT from the exons ATGTCAGCTGATGGGTCCACACTGGCTCCTCTCTCCTCAACACATGACCTCAAACTTGCATGTGCTCAGTGCTCTGTTAAGGTTACAGAAATTACATATAAATTAAAGTTAGTCCAGCACAAGTGTGCCCTCACTCTACTGCTCTGCAAAGCCAAAGCTTGCAGCAAGTGGAGGCCTGTTAGTAAGAAGCCCACATTTCCAAAACCAGCTCAGTATCAGGTGTGTCGTTACTTTGTGGATAATTTTGGCTGTACACGTCATAAGAACCGGTGCACATTTGCCAGAAGTGATGAGGAGGCTGCAGTGTGGAACTTTGTCAAGGACTACAGACTAGACCACATACTTCTCCATAAACTTGTGGCTCAGTCTGAAGGAGGACCTGATCAGACTGACCACTCTGGAACTTTGGGTGACCTTTTGACATCACTGGATTTGAAAGCTGTCTGTAATCTGTGCTCAGTCAGGGACAATGAAATCACATACACAGTGAAGTCTGTTAGTCACCAGTGCAGCAGAAATTTGCTTTTAGTCAAAGCAAAGACATCCGACCAGTGGAGACCTGTGTCTGAGCGGCCCATTTTGGGAAACTTTGGTCGAAATGTCTTTTATCAAGTATGCATGTACTTTTCTGAGGGTTCTGGGTGTCAAGCGCATGGAGAGGGATGCACTTATGCCAGAAGCTATGAGGAGGCCACTGTGTGGAACTATGTAAGAGACAGTAAAATTAGTAAAGCTGAGTTGATCAGACTTGTAACTGAGTCTGAAGCAGCTTCATCAACACCAGAAAGTGCAGCTAAAAGCATACTTCAGCAGTTTCCTGGTAAATTCCTGGAGTTCTGTAAAACCTGCTTTCTTTCCCGTCCACCAAAGATAACAACCAAAAGGTGGAATACAACTTGCTCAGCAGATGAGGCACACAGCTGGGACCCAGTCTTAGTTCATCATTTCTCAGACAGCAGTAGGAAGCAGATCTTTAGTCACGTACGACCTCTTCCTCAAAATTGTCAGTTTAAGTTCTGCAGTCATGTCAGGCAAGGCAAACCCTGCTGGCATGGACCAGGACACTGCCTGTCTGCCCAGAGTGAGGTGGAGATGGCAGTGTGGAAAGCTGAGGGCAGTGGGCTGTCTGTTCGACCTCACCTCCTTCAGCTGAGTCCCCCAGAgcagacagaacacagacaggTCACCATGTACTGCAAAGTTTGCCTCCTGGTCCTGTCCTCCCCAGAAAGCTTCTACAAACACTGCTCCTCTCTGGAGCATGCCCAGCTGCTCTGCGAggacaccaccaccaaatgGAGAGGACGAATGCCTCCACACAACCGCCGAGATGAGTTCTGGTTGTGTCGAAG GCCTCAGACATGTGAGTATGGCATGAAATGCCCAAGAGCTCATTCCGTAGCAGAACTGCAGGAGTGGATGATGCGCACGGCCGAGGCGAATGAGATTAAACACAATATGGAGGCTGAGGGTGTTGTGTCCTATAATGAAAGGCTGTTGGAGGAATACAAAACTAGCAGTGATGAGGAGCACACT TTATCTGAGCAAGTGGACGATGTCAGTGTCTCCTGTGATGATGATTTAACAGTGGAGTGTGAAGAGATTggtaaaacactgaaatggaCCTTCCAAGTTGAAACAGAG AGACAGCTTGTGCATGTGGCTCTGCTGAAACAAGAACCAGGAGCTTTGTTCACCCTCAGAGACATCAACTCTGAGCCCTGCCTTTACTCCTCAGGTGATGACCTTAGAAGTGAGGACATGACCTATGATGTCACTGTGTCTTTTACATCCATCAACCCTGGTCTGTATGAGCAGTGGTTGGTGTTGGACTTTGGCATCAGACCAGTGCTCCTTAGGAAACTCAGAGTAAGAGTAAGCCAGCAGTCATTGGATGACACTGAACAACCAACTGTGAACCATGAAGCCACCTTTAAAAAAGCTGAGCGTTGGCATCGAGACAACAGGGTTATCATCCCATGTTTGtcaaggagagaggaagaagaggagctgTTGAAGCAGTACACGGCTCCCAGCTTTCAGTATAAATCCTTCCACAGCGAACCAACACCTCTGAATAATGTCAACTACAAAGAGCAAATGCACCACTTCCTGTACAATGAGGAGCTTGCAGAGGACAAGGTTGTATCAAG GTTAAACGTTTGTGGAGAAGTGGCAACACTGGAGGTGTTAAGCAGTCCGCTGTGGGGCATGATGATAGTCCCTCAAGGAGAACTGTTCTGTGCTGTTTCCATTCCTTGTACTCTCACACCAGACACCCCTGAGGGACTGGTTCTGAGACGAAGCATCCAGTCAGTTCTGATAGCCCCTTTATCTTCCAGGGAGCAACAATCCAAGGTCTATGAAGCCACTATTTTGCAGGAGCAAACAAGTGAGAACAAGATATTTTTgaaactgtcaaagaaatgcTGCATGGATCTTATGCTCAAAGGCAACGAATTATATCCAATGGAGGTCCAATTTCAGATGAACCGCTACAGCTTCTGTACCATGCACAAGTCCATAGACCTCCTCTCTGACACCAACATAGTCCTACCACAGCTTAAAAACTGCGTTGTTCCGGTGAATACCAACAGCTATGAGAATCTGAATGCAAGGCAGAAGTCAGCCATCAACTTCATCACAGGGAAACCCAACACTGAGAAAGCTGTTGCACCACTTCTCGTCTATGGACCTTTTGGAACTGGGAAAACATTCACTCTGGGTACAGCAGCCAGAGAGCTCTCCAAGCAGCCTCACAGTAAAATTCTAATTTGCACCCACACTAACAG CTCTGCAGATCTGTATGTCAGAGATCACCTCCATCCATTCATCGACAGGAAAAATGATGGAATGAGGCCAATTcgaataaaagcaaacaaacatggcagtgCTTTGTTGGCCACTGACGAGATTACTTTAAAATACTGTTTCCTTTCAAATGATAGACAGTGTTTTCTACCACCCACCAAAGCTGTCCTGGATAGCCACAAAATCATCATAATCACCACAACAATGGCAAGAAATTTACAAGACCTGAATCTGCCCAAGGGATATTTCACCCACATCCTGATTGATGAAGCCTCCCAGATGCTGGAATGTGAAGCCCTGATGCCCCTTTGTCTTGCTGGGCCAAACACTAGAGTAGTTTTGGCTGGAGATCACATGCAAATGGGACCCAAGCTTTTTTCAGTGGATGATCATCACCGTTCAGATCACACACTGCTCAATCGCTTGTTCCATTACTATCAAGACCACAAGTGTGAcgcagcacagagcagcagaatcATTTTCAGCGAAAACTACCGCTCAACCAAAGAAATAGTGGAGTTTGTGTCCACCAATTTCTACGTTGGCAAGAATGATGTCATCAAAGCCAGTGGAAATGTTCCAGCTCCTGGTGATGGTCACGCCCTAAAGTTTCTTCATGTCAGGGGAGAGTGTTTGTTGGACACTGCGTCTATGTCCTGGTATAACAATCAAGAGGTTGCCAAGGTGGCTGAAGCAGTGAAAGAAATTCTAGATCAATGGCCATTGACCTGGGGGCCCAAGGACCAAAGCTCAATCTGTGTTCTATCAGAGGGGTTTCAG GTTCGGACAATAAGGACAGCACTTTCAAGTCGACGCCTCTCGAAAGTCCATGTTGAGAATCTTGCTAATGTGCAAG GGAAACAGTTCAGGGCAGTCCTAATGACAGCTGTGCAAACACGTGACAGTCTGAAAACTTCTCACCTGCCTGGTCTGGAGCTCTTCAATGATGCCCGTGTATTAAACACTGCAATGACTAGGGCTCAGTCCCAGGTGGTTGTAGTCGGAGATGCTGCCGCCCTCTGTTGCTTTGGGAAATGCTCAGGAATTTGGAAGAGCTACATAGACCACTGCATCTGCAACAACAGTGCTGCACCACAGCATTTCACCAAGGATTACTTTGAAAAAGATGTTAACGAAACTGTAAGGTTTCAAAAGTTTCAGCATGTGGAGGAGAGCAATACTCTCAATGATACAATTCTTCAAGAGCTGAAAGATGAATATGAGCAGTCAAGAACTGAATACagttctgatgatgatgatgaggctCTTTCAAGGTCAATGGACAATTTAGTTCATTTTGGCAAAGACCTCTCAGAGTTGTGTGTAAAACAACCAGAGAAGTACAAGCTAGGAAAGTTGATCAGGGAGTCATCTGACAGAGGTTATGTCATACCATTTGATAACCCCACCAGACGTATAACCATCAAGGGAAGGCAAAACCTGGGTAAGACCTTTACCGGAGATGAAGTGCTACTGCAAGCGTCGAAAGTCATCAGCGTCACCAAGGAAGACAAATCAGCCCGTGAACTAGTATGTCTACTTGAGGATGAGGATTACAGCAAACCTAGGAACTCCAGTTGGAATGACAACTTTGTCAGAAGAGTGATGATGCCCATCAAAAAATCTGAACCCAAAGTACGCATACTGATCAACAAGAAGAGGCGTAACTTCCTTCCAATATGGCAGAAAATAGAGGGAGAATGGACAGTTGTTGCACAAGAACGACTGAATGAAAATCTGAGACAAAACAATGCATTTGTGGTTGAAGTGCTTGGATGGAGGGAAAATTGTGTTCTTCCAATGGGAAGGGTCACAGATATTCTCCCAGTGGGAGGTTTGTTTGTGGATGAACTAAGAATCCTGAATGAAGAGTTCAGAGTGACATCACGTAAATCAGGTGAGGTACACAAGGTAGATGAAGACGAGATGCACAGACAGGACTTATGTGAGGTAATCACATTCACTGTTGATCCAAAAGGAGCAAAAGACTTGGATGATGCCATCAGCATCAGGGACATTGGAGACCAATTTGAGTTGGGAATCCATATTGCGGATGTGGCAAGCTATGTGCATCCAGGTAGTGAATTAGATGAAGGAGCGAAACAACAAGGGACTACATATTACTGTGCTCAGGAAAAACCCAATCATATGTTCCACCAAGACCTGAGCACTGGACTCTTCAGTCTTCTGCCAGGCAAAGATCGCAGGGTGGTTTCACTAATGCTCAAAgtaaacaaggaaacaaatagGATTATTGGAAATCCTGAATTCCAACTGTCACTAATCAGATCAGACAGGCAGTTTTCATATGagcaagcagaaaaagaaatcgCCGAAAATTATGGAGCGAGACCAAAATTTAACACAGTAGAAGACTGTGTTGTAGTGGCTTACTCTTTTGCAAAGGCTCAAAGGAAGACCAGACTTGTGGATTGGCATTATTCTCAGCCTGATGCTCAAAGATTGCCCGGAAAACGCAGAGCCCATCTGATGATTGAAGAGCTGAGTGTGTTGTTCAACAAATTTGTGGCTGAGACTTTGATAGATTCAGAAAAAACCAGGTATTACACACCTCTTCGCTGCCAGGAAAAGCCTAGTCCTGAAAAACTGGAAGAATTCAGTAGTAAATGGAGTGAATTCATACCTCTGGCCTTTCATGTGCGGAATAAAGTTGACCATTGTGAAGAAGGTCCAACCTGTGAAACCTTTCGCATCCTCACAGCAGTGTGGAAAGATATCCAGTCAGCTGCCAAAGCCAATGACATAGATAAAATGATCGACTTGGTTGCTGCGGATGACATCTACCCCCAACTCCAGCCAGTCATTGCTCAGTTCAGAAAGTGCTCTAGTAAAGCTTACGTGATCCGTTCCAAGTCCTCTCCTGCAGCGGAAATTGGCCATTATTCTCTGAATGTACCTTCTTACACACAAGCATCATCACCAATTCGGAGATATATGGACATTGTGTTGCAGAGACTTTTGCATGCTGTCATATGTGACAAGAAAGTACATTACTCTAGAAAAGACATTAGCATTTTGTGTAATGACTTTGAGGTCATCCTCAAGAAAGCCAAGGAATATGAGCAAAAGGCTGAACAGGTGTCTTACGCAAAGAGCATGAACAAACAAAGTGCTTCCAAGCTAGCCTTTGTTGTCAGTGCAGAACCCAATGCAGAAAGCTTTGCCGTGTCATTTCCTTTTGACAATGACATATTTTCTGAGAGTTTGTCAGTTATGTACAAAGACTTGCAGTTAAAGGACCAGCCaatttatgatgaaaaaaatcactgcGTTCATCTTAAATGGAGAAGGCGCCTCTATGGTGCTGACAGGATGCAAATTCAGAAACAGCTGAGCATGCTGCGATGCTTTGAATGCTGCGTTGAGGTTCCACTTAAAAGATGGAAAACCACTATTGAAGCAATTGAGAAAGAAGAATGGTCGGTTGCGAGGTCCCTGATAATGGAAACAACTGCAAGCCAGCTGCAGCGTAAAAACACTGGGATGGACATTCCATGCACTTCTACGGAGGCCACAGAGGTCGAAAGAATGCCTGAAGTGGAGATCAACTTCCAGCTACAGCTGGGTGACACTATTCAGATCCAGATGACGTCAGAGTTAAAAAGAGGTTATCAAATGCCAGCTATCCAGTTGCTGCATATCAACCCGAAGTTTGAGGTCTGTGTGGACCATGTCCACAGCCCTATCACATGCTACGCCAGATCTGCTGAGTATCCATCCAGGATTCATTATAGTGATACCCAGGAGTATATACAGATCTGGAAACCTCTCTGTGAGATGGAATCTGCTACCACTGCTGTGGATGAAAGTGACAGCATTGTCATTGAGAATCTGGAGGTAAACTTTAGTCAAACGGAAGGCACACTAACAGGCAGCTTCTTCCTTCCTCAGGAATGGATTGATGAATGGGCCATTGAATGCAATGTTTCAAAGTGTTACCTGTGCATACGGAAAAGAGGATTAGAATTGCCTTCATCCGTAGAAAATTGTGCTGCAGTGGATCCCAAAGAGTACACATGGGTGGCCCATGGCATCACAAGGAAAGAAGAGGGGAAACGCTCTAAAAAGGAAGGAAGTACAGTGGAGTTCTATGTCCATCACCTGCCAATGGAGCATATACCTGACTGtgtgatgaagaaaaacacatgtttcactgttgaaATAATCCCCAAACTCCTGCCAGACAT CCGCAAAGAAAATGCTGTGGTCAACATTAAATCTGCATGTGATCTTGTTCAGAGAATAGCCCTTGgacaaaaaattacaaaagagg TTCAAGTCAGACCTTACATCGTAAGGAAACGTCTGTCCAATGAACTGCCCAGCCTAAATGAAAGCCAGTTTAAAGCTGTGGATAACGCACTGAATAGCTGCTTCACACTTATTCAGGGACCACCTG GAACTGGAAAGACAGTGGTTGGTGTGTACATAGTGGACTGTTTGTTTGAGCTGAACTCTCGGAACCCAAGGACATTTAATGATCCAAAggataaaaacaagaaacaagtcATTCTCTACTGTGGTCCATCCAACAAATCTGTTGATGTCGTAGCTG AATACCTACTGAGGTTTAAGGACAAACTAAAGCCCCTCAGGGTCTACAGCCAACAGGTAGAGATGCTTGATTACCCTTATCCGGGCTGCTCACTTCAGTTTTCCCAGAGGACACTCCGTCAAGATAAATCAAAACCAGAGCTCAG GAGTATCACTCTGCATCACCGCATGCGGGAGAGCCAAAATCCAAAATCATctgaaataaaagcttttgaCCAACGTATTGCTCTTGCCTctaaaaaacaaggaaaagagcTTACCCCTGAGGAGGTGGAACA atACAAAAAACTTCTAATAGAAGCTCGGGAGCACGAGCTACAAAAGCATGACACCATATTGTGCACCTGCACGCAATCTTCCACCCCCAGCATGACCAGGACGGTCATTGCACGTCAAATCCTCATTGATGAATGTGCAATGGCCACTGAACCCCAGGCCCTGATTCCATTAGTCTGCAACAAGCCAGAAAAG ATCATTCTGATTGGTGACCACAAGCAGCTGCGGCCCATTGTAAAGAATGAGCATGTGAGGAAGCTGGGGATGGCAAAGTCTCTGTTTGAACGCTACTATACATCTCCTGTGGGatcaaatcagaaaaaaaggacagtGATGTTGGACACCCAGTACAGGATG CACAAAGACATATGCCAATTTCCCTCTGAAGAATTTTATGagggaaaactgaaaactggGGTGGAACAGCCAAGCAGCGTCCTGCTTGTTGAGCAGAGGACAATGCCAATCGTTTTTGGACACGTCGAAGGAAAGACCATCAGGCTGGTTGTCAACACAGCGAAGGGCAACGAGAACTcaaaagcaaatgaagaagagagaaagaaagtg ATTCACATTGCTAAAAAGCTGGTGGAGACTGCCAAAATCAATCCAAAGAGTATTGTGATTCTCTCGCCCTACAATGCACAAGTATCCGAAATAAGAGACGAGCTAAAGAAGAACAAAATGGATGGCATCACGGTTACTACAATCACTAAAAGCCAAG